From a single Osmerus eperlanus chromosome 8, fOsmEpe2.1, whole genome shotgun sequence genomic region:
- the ddhd1b gene encoding phospholipase DDHD1b, with the protein MDKSTVRQQSSENNSVSSNDWDMANDVFVSCYEDPMGESIHGEMDSVQSGLDRHLPLLRGEHRLSQDGMILGLVEEAYSGYHSHSDTVTTYLEITNDPNYTESDGNITTKKRNRSNSSRHRGEVVTELGPEEVRWFYKEDKRTWKPFVGHDSLKIEVIYRKFCELNPGTVKRQGPTETEDTRTGSEVQAEELTEGGAVNTEPVTAEEKSSRDGVSVTDDRELDSISINVEAVCVRGGLYEVDVKEKECYPVYWNQQDRIPVMRGQWFIDGTWLPLEEDESDLIELEHLACFRGQQMRDTYEAEMVQTTVDGKDGKVDGLLAVHSLKLSRNHVDWHSVDEVYIYSDATTSKIARTVTQKLGFSKASSSGTRLHRGYVEEAAPEDTPPETTHIVFVVHGIGQKMDQGRIIRNTSMMRDAARKMEEKHFSDRTTEHVEFLPVEWRSKLALDGDTVDSITPDKVRGLRDMLNSSAMDIMYYTSPLYRDEITRGLTLELNRLYTLFCSRNPEFEENGKVSIVSHSLGCVITFDIMTGWDPVRFHHQEVPDPEEIKARWPSYEERQLQEQLRLTRLRLRDLEDQFQGLQTSSSVAAPALKFKVENFFCMGSPLAVFLALRGIRPGNNRTQDHILPKSICQRLFNIFHPTDPVAYRLEPLVLKHYSNISPVQIHWYNTTSPTPYDQIRPTLLNPLKESASVSDTESIPSPCTSPPQARRHYGESITNLGKASIMGAASIGKGIGGILFSRFSRSSGQVGGLEEEPSDSEGGASEVENVIGEDGGATEGEEKVEERKEGEPTMSQSTSAILDNTSLELERRIDFELREGLVESRYWSAVTSHTAYWCSHDVALFLLTFMYRQQDPAETTDDSPELS; encoded by the exons ATGGACAAGTCGACCGTCCGCCAACAGAGCTCGGAGAATAACTCTGTCAGCAGTAATGACTGGGATATGGCaaatgatgtgtttgtgtcctgtTACGAGGATCCAATGGGCGAGAGTATTCACGGCGAGATGGACTCAGTCCAGTCCGGTTTGGACAGACACCTGCCACTGCTGCGAGGCGAGCACCGGTTATCGCAGGACGGCATGATATTGGGCCTAGTGGAGGAAGCCTATTCTGGCTACCATTCTCATTCTGATACAGTAACAACCTATCTGGAAATCACAAACGACCCTAACTACACTGAAAGTGATGGGAATATCACTACAAAAAAACGGAACCGCTCTAACAGTTCTAGGCACCGTGGCGAGGTAGTAACAGAGCTCGGACCTGAAGAAGTGCGGTGGTTTTACAAAGAGGACAAGAGAACATGGAAGCCATTTGTTGGCCACGATTCTTTGAAAATTGAAGTAATTTATCGCAAATTCTGTGAATTAAACCCAGGAACAGTCAAACGCCAGGGTCCCACCGAAACAGAGGACACAAGGACTGGCTCCGAGGTGCAAGCGGAGGAGCTCACAGAGGGGGGAGCTGTTAATACAGAGCCAGTGACAGCCGAAGAGAAGAGTAGTAGGGATGGCGTATCTGTGACAGATGACAGGGAGTTGGATTCTATTAGCATCAACGTAGAGGCAGTATGCGTTAGAGGGGGTCTTTATGAAGTGGATGTCAAAGAAAAAGAATGCTATCCTGTGTATTGGAACC AGCAGGACCGTATCCCTGTGATGAGGGGGCAGTGGTTCATTGATGGCACTTGGCTTCCcttggaggaggacgagagcgaCCTCATCGAACTGGAGCATTTAGCCTGTTTCCGGGGGCAGCAGATGAGGGATACCTATGAGGCAGAAATGGTGCAGACCACTGTGGACGGCAAGGATGGTAAAGTCGATGGACTCCTGG CTGTTCACAGTCTGAAGCTGAGCCGGAACCATGTGGATTGGCACAGCGTGGATGAGGTGTATATCTACAGTGATGCCACCACCTCCAAGATAGCACGAACTGTCACTCAGAAACTGGGATTCTCCAAGG CCTCCAGCAGTGGGACCCGTCTCCATCGAGGCTACGTGGAGGAAGCAGCCCCTGAGGACACCCCACCTGAAACCACGCACATCGTCTTTGTGGTGCATGGGATCGGCCAGAAAATGGACCAAGGACGCATCATCAGGAACACTAGCAT GATGCGAGATGCCGCccgaaagatggaggagaagcatTTTTCTGATCGTACCACAGAGCACGTTGAGTTCCTTCCTGTGGAGTGGAGGTCTAAATTAGCTCTAGATGGAG ACACAGTGGACTCTATCACTCCAGACAAAGTGCGAGGACTCAGAGACATGCTCAACAGCAGTGCCATGGACATCATGTACTACACCAGCCCCCTTTACAGAGATGAG ATCACCCGAGGTCTGACTCTGGAGCTGAACCGTCTCTACACGCTGTTCTGTTCGCGGAACCCAGAGTTTGAGGAGAATGGGAAGGTGTCCATTGTGTCCCATTCCCTGGGCTGTGTCATCACTTTCGACATCATGACGGGCTGGGACCCCGTACGCTTCCATCATCAGGAAGTCCCAGATCCTGAGGAGATCAAAGCACGCTGGCCAAGTTACGAGGAGCGCCAGCTCCAGGAGCAGCTCAGACTCACTCGACTGAG GTTGAGGGATTTGGAAGACCAGTTCCAGGGTTTGCAGACCTCCTCATCAGTAGCTGCCCCTGCCTTGAAATTCAAG GTGGAGAATTTCTTCTGCATGGGTTcacccctggctgtgttcttgGCATTGCGAGGGATCCGACCAGGAAATAACCGAACTCAGGACCACATTTTACCCAAATCCATCTGCCAACGTCTCTTTAACATCTTTCACCCCACTGACCCAGTG GCATACAGACTGGAGCCCCTTGTCTTAAAACACTACAGCAACATTTCACCTGTCCAGATACACTG GTATAACACCACCAGTCCCACACCCTACGACCAGATCCGTCCCACTCTGCTGAACCCCCTGAAGGAGAGTGCCTCTGTGTCGGACACGGAGAGCATCCCCAGCCCCTgcacctctcctccacaggcCCGCAGACACTACGGGGAATCCATCACCAATCTGGGCAAGGCCAGCATCATGG GTGCGGCCAGTATTGGGAAGGGCATCGGTGGAATCCTCTTCTCTCGCTTCTCTCGCTCCAGTGGTCAGGTAGGCGGATTGGAAGAGGAGCCCTCTGATTCTGAGGGCGGGGCCTCTGAGGTAGAGAATGTGATAGGGGAAGATGGTGGGGCtacggagggagaggagaaggtagaggagaggaaggagggggagcccACCATGTCTCAGTCCACCTCAGCTATCCTAGATAACACCTCAT TGGAGTTGGAGAGGCGCATTGACTTTGAGCTGCGAGAGGGCCTCGTGGAGAGCCGCTATTGGTCGGCCGTAACCTCCCACACAGCCTATTGGTGCTCTCACGATGTGGCTCTGTTTCTCCTGACCTTCATGTATAGACAGCAAGATCCAGCGGAAACCACTGATGATAGTCCAGAGttatcataa